The following are encoded in a window of Pongo abelii isolate AG06213 chromosome 14, NHGRI_mPonAbe1-v2.0_pri, whole genome shotgun sequence genomic DNA:
- the KBTBD6 gene encoding kelch repeat and BTB domain-containing protein 6 yields the protein MQSREDAPRSRRLASPRGGKRPKKIHKPTVSAFFTGPEELKDTAHSAALLAQLKSFYDARLLCDVTIEVVTPGSGPGTGRLFPCNRNVLAAACPYFKSMFTGGMYESQQASVTMHDVDAESFEVLVDYCYTGRVSLSEANVERLYAASDMLQLEYVREACASFLARRLDLTNCTAILKFADAFGHRKLRSQAQSYIAQNFKQLSHMGSIREESLADLTLAQLLAVLRLDSLDVESEQTVCHVAVQWLEAAPKERGPSAAEVFKCVRWMHFTEEDQDYLEGLLTKPIVKKYCLDVIEGALQMRYGDLLYKSLAPVPNSSSSSSSSNSLVSAAENPPQRLGMCAKEMVIFFGHPRDPFLCCDPYSGDLYKVPSPLTCLAHTRTVTTLAVCISPDHDIYLAAQPRTDLWVYKPAQNSWQQLADRLLCREGMDVAYLNGYIYILGGRDPITGVKLKEVECYNVKRNQWALVAPLPHSFLSFDLMVIRDYLYALNSKRMFCYDPSHNMWLKCVSLKRNDFQEACVFNEEIYCICDIPVMKVYNPVRAEWRQMNNIPLVSETNNYRIIKHGQKLLLITSRTPQWKKNRVTVYEYDIRGDQWINIGTTLGLLQFDSNFFCLSARVYPSCLEPGQSFLTEEEEIPSESSTEWDLGGFSEPDSESGSSSSLSDDDFWVRVAPQ from the coding sequence ATGCAGTCCCGGGAAGACGCCCCGCGCTCTCGCCGCCTCGCCAGTCCCCGTGGTGGGAAGCGGCCCAAGAAGATTCACAAACCCACAGTTTCGGCCTTTTTCACGGGTCCAGAGGAATTAAAGGACACGGCCCATTCTGCAGCCCTGCTGGCACAGCTCAAGTCCTTCTATGATGCGCGGCTGCTGTGCGATGTGACCATCGAGGTGGTGACGCCTGGCAGCGGGCCTGGCACGGGTCGCCTGTTCCCCTGCAATCGCAATGTGCTGGCCGCGGCATGTCCCTACTTCAAGAGTATGTTCACAGGTGGCATGTACGAGAGCCAGCAGGCCAGCGTGACCATGCACGATGTGGACGCTGAGTCCTTCGAGGTATTGGTCGACTACTGCTACACGGGTCGTGTGTCTCTCAGTGAGGCCAACGTGGAGCGCCTATACGCGGCCTCCGACATGCTCCAGCTGGAATATGTGCGGGAAGCCTGTGCCTCCTTCTTAGCCCGACGTCTAGACCTGACCAACTGCACCGCCATCCTCAAGTTTGCAGACGCCTTTGGCCATCGCAAGCTGCGATCCCAGGCCCAGTCCTATATAGCTCAGAACTTCAAGCAACTCAGCCACATGGGTTCAATTCGGGAGGAGAGTCTAGCAGATCTGACCCTGGCCCAGCTGCTGGCTGTCCTGCGCTTGGATAGTCTGGACGTGGAGAGTGAGCAGACAGTGTGTCATGTGGCAGTGCAGTGGCTGGAGGCTGCTCCCAAAGAGCGGGGTCCCAGTGCTGCAGAAGTCTTCAAGTGCGTGCGCTGGATGCACTTCACTGAAGAAGATCAGGACTACTTAGAAGGGCTGCTGACCAAGCCCATCGTGAAGAAGTACTGCCTGGACGTTATTGAAGGGGCCCTGCAGATGCGCTATGGTGACCTGTTGTACAAGTCTCTGGCGCCAGTgccaaacagcagcagcagcagtagcagcagcaactCTCTTGTATCTGCAGCAGAAAATCCACCCCAGAGACTGGGTATGTGTGCCAAGGAGATGGTGATCTTCTTTGGACACCCCAGAGATCCCTTTCTGTGCTGTGATCCATACTCGGGGGACCTTTACAAAGTGCCGTCACCTTTGACCTGTCTGGCTCACACTAGGACTGTCACCACTTTAGCTGTCTGTATCTCTCCTGACCATGACATCTATCTAGCTGCTCAGCCCAGGACAGACCTCTGGGTGTACAAACCAGCTCAGAATAGTTGGCAGCAACTTGCAGATCGCTTGCTGTGTCGTGAGGGCATGGATGTGGCATATCTCAATGGCTACATCTACATTTTGGGGGGGCGAGACCCTATTACTGGAGTTAAGTTGAAGGAAGTGGAATGCTACAATGTTAAGAGAAACCAGTGGGCATTGGTGGCTCCACTGCCCCATTCTTTTTTATCCTTTGACCTAATGGTAATTCGAGACTATCTCTATGCTCTCAACAGTAAGCGCATGTTCTGTTATGATCCTAGCCATAATATGTGGCTGAAGTGCGTTTCTCTGAAGCGCAATGACTTTCAGGAAGCCTGTGTCTTCAATGAGGAGATCTATTGTATCTGTGATATCCCAGTCATGAAGGTCTACAACCCAGTTAGGGCAGAATGGAGGCaaatgaataatattcccttAGTCTCAGAGACCAACAACTACAGGATTATCAAGCATGGCCAAAAATTGTTGCTCATCACCTCTCGCACCCCACAGTGGAAAAAGAACCGGGTGACTGTGTATGAATACGATATTAGGGGAGACCAATGGATTAATATAGGTACCACATTAGGCCTCTTGCAGTTTGATTCTAACTTTTTTTGCCTCTCTGCTCGTGTTTATCCTTCCTGCCTTGAACCTGGTCAGAGTTTCCTcactgaagaagaagaaataccaAGTGAGTCTAGCACTGAATGGGACTTAGGTGGATTCAGTGAGCCAGACTCTGAGTCAGGAAGTTCAAGTTCTCTTTCTGATGATGATTTTTGGGTGCGTGTAGCGCCTCAGTGA